From one Sesamum indicum cultivar Zhongzhi No. 13 linkage group LG13, S_indicum_v1.0, whole genome shotgun sequence genomic stretch:
- the LOC105176027 gene encoding probable protein phosphatase 2C 8 isoform X2, whose protein sequence is MTAPESNSNAESSDIKRPNEFSNSNVSPNKRLKTVEELKTQSTATEASRANSSSHKGFIAIEADAAEDRGSRHTMEDAWVVLYDATLEFPGNLRCAHFAIYDGHGGRSAAEYAQKHLHVNVLSAGLPRELMDVKMAKKAILNGGWQDGATAVCVWVLGQTVFVANIGDAKAVVARSSATDGSQSGPERSNPLKAIVLTREHKAIYPQERARIQKAGGSVGSNGRLQGRLEVSRAFGDRQFKKVGVVATPDIHSFDLTERDQFIILGCDGLWGVFGPSDAVEFVHKLLKEGLPVTAVSRRLVREAVRERRCKDNCTAIVIVFRQQ, encoded by the exons ATGACAGCGCCAGAATCCAATTCCAATGCCGAATCTTCAGACATCAAACGCCCTAACGAATTCAGCAACTCCAATGTGTCGCCCAACAAAAGGTTGAAAACTGTGGAAGAATTGAAGACACAAAGTACTGCCACCGAAGCTTCGAGAGCAAACAGCTCTTCGCATAAGGGTTTTATTGCAATAGAGGCCGATGCAGCGGAAGATAGAGGGTCGAGGCACACTATGGAGGATGCTTGGGTCGTGCTTTACGATGCCACTTTGGAGTTCCCCGGAAATTTGAG ATGTGCGCATTTCGCAATTTATGATGGGCATGGGGGCCGGTCAGCTGCAGAGTATGCACAAAAGCATTTGCATGTAAACGTGCTTTCAGCAGGCTTACCACGTGAGTTG ATGGATGTTAAGATGGCTAAGAAGGCTATACTTAATG GGGGGTGGCAAGATGGTGCCACAGCTGTATGTGTATGGGTACTGGGACAAACA GTGTTTGTTGCTAATATTGGCGATGCAAAGGCCGTGGTAGCAAGATCATCTGCAACAGATGGTTCCCAGAGTGGTCCAGAAAGATCAAATCCATTGAAGGCCATTGTTTTGACAAGGGAACACAAAGCCATATATCCACAAGAACGAGCACGCATTCAGAAG GCTGGTGGATCTGTTGGTTCAAATGGACGATTGCAGGGGCGGCTTGAGGTTTCAAGAGCCTTTGGTGATAGGCAATTCAAGAAG GTGGGCGTTGTTGCAACTCCTGATATTCATTCATTTGACCTTACTGAGAGAgatcaatttataattcttgGCTGTGATGGCTTGTGGGGG GTGTTTGGACCAAGTGATGCTGTTGAATTTGTTCACAAGCTGTTGAAG GAGGGTTTACCAGTCACAGCAGTGAGCCGCCGCCTTGTCCGGGAAGCTGTCCGTGAGCGCCGATGCAAGGATAACTGCACTGCAATTGTGATTGTTTTCAGGCAGCAGTAA
- the LOC105176027 gene encoding probable protein phosphatase 2C 8 isoform X1, translating into MTAPESNSNAESSDIKRPNEFSNSNVSPNKRLKTVEELKTQSTATEASRANSSSHKGFIAIEADAAEDRGSRHTMEDAWVVLYDATLEFPGNLRCAHFAIYDGHGGRSAAEYAQKHLHVNVLSAGLPRELMDVKMAKKAILNGFLKTDEALLQESAAGGWQDGATAVCVWVLGQTVFVANIGDAKAVVARSSATDGSQSGPERSNPLKAIVLTREHKAIYPQERARIQKAGGSVGSNGRLQGRLEVSRAFGDRQFKKVGVVATPDIHSFDLTERDQFIILGCDGLWGVFGPSDAVEFVHKLLKEGLPVTAVSRRLVREAVRERRCKDNCTAIVIVFRQQ; encoded by the exons ATGACAGCGCCAGAATCCAATTCCAATGCCGAATCTTCAGACATCAAACGCCCTAACGAATTCAGCAACTCCAATGTGTCGCCCAACAAAAGGTTGAAAACTGTGGAAGAATTGAAGACACAAAGTACTGCCACCGAAGCTTCGAGAGCAAACAGCTCTTCGCATAAGGGTTTTATTGCAATAGAGGCCGATGCAGCGGAAGATAGAGGGTCGAGGCACACTATGGAGGATGCTTGGGTCGTGCTTTACGATGCCACTTTGGAGTTCCCCGGAAATTTGAG ATGTGCGCATTTCGCAATTTATGATGGGCATGGGGGCCGGTCAGCTGCAGAGTATGCACAAAAGCATTTGCATGTAAACGTGCTTTCAGCAGGCTTACCACGTGAGTTG ATGGATGTTAAGATGGCTAAGAAGGCTATACTTAATG GATTCCTGAAAACAGATGAGGCTCTCCTTCAGGAAAGTGCTGCAG GGGGGTGGCAAGATGGTGCCACAGCTGTATGTGTATGGGTACTGGGACAAACA GTGTTTGTTGCTAATATTGGCGATGCAAAGGCCGTGGTAGCAAGATCATCTGCAACAGATGGTTCCCAGAGTGGTCCAGAAAGATCAAATCCATTGAAGGCCATTGTTTTGACAAGGGAACACAAAGCCATATATCCACAAGAACGAGCACGCATTCAGAAG GCTGGTGGATCTGTTGGTTCAAATGGACGATTGCAGGGGCGGCTTGAGGTTTCAAGAGCCTTTGGTGATAGGCAATTCAAGAAG GTGGGCGTTGTTGCAACTCCTGATATTCATTCATTTGACCTTACTGAGAGAgatcaatttataattcttgGCTGTGATGGCTTGTGGGGG GTGTTTGGACCAAGTGATGCTGTTGAATTTGTTCACAAGCTGTTGAAG GAGGGTTTACCAGTCACAGCAGTGAGCCGCCGCCTTGTCCGGGAAGCTGTCCGTGAGCGCCGATGCAAGGATAACTGCACTGCAATTGTGATTGTTTTCAGGCAGCAGTAA